The Bacillota bacterium genomic interval GGCTGAGGTAAGTTTTAAGCTAGAACCCTTGAGGCTGTTGCAGCAGCTTCAAGGGTTTTTGCTTATTTCCTGTTACCGAGCCCTATCAGGCTGACTACCAATGTTAATGCAAGCAGGATGACGGAAATGAGTTGCAGAATTTCGCCGGAACTCACATCCTCACCCCCTTTGACTTAAAGTCCTTGGCAGGGCGAGGATTGCTTTTGCTCAGCGTTTCCAAGAATATTTTAGCATGTCTTACATACTTTTTCCAATCCCCCCTTAACTCAGCATTCCGCTAATTCCGCTAAACGGTAACCGCTATTATACAGCGGCGCAATACTCGCCGCCAGCAACTGAAGGCTCCACAGCTCCACAGCAACATTTCTTCCTTTAGAGCGCGCCAGGATGACTACCGGTGCTTTCAGGTTGTTGCGGAACCTGAAGTCCCAGCCGCGCTCCAGCCTGCCGTCCGGACTGACGCGGAAGCTGACGGCGGCGTCGTCTCCCTTCGCCCAGGCCAGGGGAACGCCGTGGGGGTATCTTTCGACAATTTCGAGCCCCGCGTCCAGGACGGCCCGGTAGAGGGCCGTAGATGTCACGCAGACTCCCCCGGCGAGA includes:
- a CDS encoding VanW family protein, which produces MPCELLGSGEVNYIPPPALTENEAALIMFNAKASAEAIDGTVVYPGQTFSFWDTAGPFDSAHGYVYGYGVLNGRVVPALAGGVCVTSTALYRAVLDAGLEIVERYPHGVPLAWAKGDDAAVSFRVSPDGRLERGWDFRFRNNLKAPVVILARSKGRNVAVELWSLQLLAASIAPLYNSGYRLAELAEC